The nucleotide sequence gcttcagtaccaaacaaagcttatggacaaatttgcctctaaccctagaagcctattccgctatgcagcctctcttcgtcaagccaaaacagaaGTTTCTCAACTGCTCTTAActggtcttaacggcccgaccaacaacgatggcgacgccgctaaccttctggcagcacattactctcaaacgtttcaaccggctgacatcaactttactgacgacagtttcatctgcaattccacaggacgtggtgttccggaaattgcagcacttaagactagatacttctcctggcccggatatggttcatcctgccatactgagggaggcagccctaatcttggcaacgccgcttagcgtgatgttttcacactcgctaagccgaggcaaattacaggaaaattggaagttggctcacatcacaccaattttcaaaggaggtcgacgcaatggACCTTAAAGTTATCGGCCgatggctcttctgtcattaccttcaaaactcatggagtccctgatatgcgacggtttaaacgactatctactgtccataaatttcttctcaccccaacagtaTGGTTTCAGGAaaggttactcttgtataaccaacctgctgactgcggtggacagatggacaagcatcctcgatatcatttaccttaatttctcaaaagcttttgataaggttaaccacttgtgtcttatcaataagctcaaacgactaggtatcaaaccacctctaatcgattggcttacttcatacctaaaaaatcgacactttaaggttagggttaatttcactttatctcaggctatggaatgtcctagtgagGTGTTCCAGGGCTCAGCACTAGGatctcttctcttcttgatctacataaatgatcttcctcaacaggtaacgtcagacttattactttttgccgacgacgtgaaactttggagagagatacgcaaccaagacgatatacaggcacttcaggaggatctgactcgacttcaaagttgggaagacgataacggacttacctttaacacttcaaagtgcaaagtagttcatctgcgacatgtcgcagactacagtcacaacttaggaaactcctctctagtagtatcccaagtcgaaagagatttaggagtcctgaaGCCCTACGATTAAAAGTCTtatgctaactgtgacaaaaatgccttccgagcaaaccttgcactggtaacgttgaagcgcatttttggacagtttgacggaagaactttccatataatcttcaatagttccatccgtccccatttagagtacggaaacgtAGTActccctccctcactccaaaagaacaaggtcactttggagcgtatccaacggcgagccacgaaatcagttcgaggactcaaatctaaaccttacgaagaacgcctctattcactagacctttacccactagaataaaggcgtcttagaggtgatttactaatggcttatagtattcttaacacttctggacatcctttTAAACACTTACTTAAGTTTGGTTCGAATattaacctaaggggtaacacccagaaactggaaacacaacatagcaagacggaatgtagacacaacttctactccttaagagttgtcaaaagctggaattcgctgccggccgagctagtccaagcgacttctcaggagtccttcaagaggcaacttgacctattcttaaggaccaaggacagcatcacactatgatttaccaatttcttttcctcttttattgttaacataccttggttcctgcctggaggatttggtgatcccctgctgctagacacggaagcctgttaagcgaaagcttcttctattgcGTCCACAACCACTTGAACCATTTGAAGTGAGTCTTTTGGTTATGATTGTGTCCTTAGGTGTAAAAGCTTCGTCTATAATTATTTAAGTTGATTTTTTAGTGAAGGTCTCAGCCTTTTGTTTTCTGCACCTCCCACTTTAAAAGTTTGAGAACCACTTCAAGAAATTGGTTTTGACTTTTTCAACATCCAGAGAGAAACTTCTTGTTGTTCTTTCCGTCACCTCACCTAGCAATTTTAATGGCACAAACCAAACGTCGTTATGGCAGATTTACTTTTTTACGATTGATGATGGGATTCAATGTGACTACTGCAACGAGTGATATAAAAACATGTGCACCACACTTACATCAACCACATATAAATGTTATCACAAGGCACTACCACTTTGGCTGTGTATGTATGCTGCTCTGCAAAGCCTCTGATGACTCTTCAGCTGCTAAACACAGCTAGAACGACTAGCTCCGATAAACAGCCAACAGCAGATTAGCAGCTGTCAGATTTCAAGGAAGCAGAGAGAGTTGCCATGAGTCTAGATACGAATCTGAGTGAAACCATCAAGTTGGACCACTTCAGGTCAGTAAGAGTGATTATAAGGAAAAGGGAATAGTACGCAATAGTCAAGTCGCAATGATCTCGACAGTTTCAGTCACATATATCTTTAACAACGCAAACCGGACCATACAAGAAAGAAGCCGAGTCATTGTAGAGGATTTGGCCAGGAAACAAAACAAAGTCAGTGATTTACCTACGGTAGAAACAAGAAAATTAAGGGGTATAAGATAGCAACCTATATGGCAGTTGCCAAATCAGACTGCAAGAATGATAGACGTTTAGGACAAAAAACCTAATGCTTGTTCAAAAGGATCATGCAAAGATATTAGTCAACTTTTGCAAGAGtctttcaaaaaagaaaaaaaatgtcaGGTCTAGGTACAATCCAAGCAGGAACAGTAGCAGGAGATAAAAAATGGATTTCGAAATACACAGGCCAGCCGCCTCCTAAAAGTTGCTTCTACTCCTGCCGATGAAATTAACGTTGTGTTGGAAAATTCATTCAAACCGACTGGATCCGGGACGTATGTCTATGTGGATCTCGGCTTTGTGATAGCCATAGAAAACCCTGAAGTTACTGCCATCTAAGATAATcagttaacgtcagaagtatgtGGTGGTGAGATTCAGTTGCTTGGTTTCTTGCTTCGTAAGGCTGGCAGACCAAACAGCGAGGGTGGTGGGGTTATCGTGTACATGAATAACACCTTAACCATATGAGCTGTCGATAGAGTAGCACACGACTCCGGGAAATGTGAACCATTGTGCCGACGGCTACAATGTAGAGGACaatatattgaattagttgCAGTATATCGCAGTCAAGAATGTGTAGTGGGTGACTTCCtcacaaataaatttaaatccTGGTCAAACAGGCCTAATAGTTCGATAGCATATGTTTTATTGACCCCTTGTAAATTAGGGAACCTTAGAAGTGGGGTCATCAAAAACATCATCCGATTACAAAGTGTCAGATATCACAGTCGCCCTAGCTCTATTCCAGAAAGTTAGAGATCCCACCAGATATGACATACAAAACTCTTCATCTCTCTTGAAGTTCGTCCTCACACTGAGTGATGATGCTAGTTCTATTACGTTCCTCTCACCTGTAGGGAGAATCCATCATGCTGTcgtcttattcaaattcatggctgaagTAGTCTATCAGACAGTTGCGCCAGCCCTTCCTAATGTACGGAACGCAGACATATAGGCGATCAACTCTGTAGCATCGAACGAAAACTGGAAAATCGACTTCGAAGCATCAGTAGAGGGGGAACAGTCTCATTTCCAGGAGTTATACAATCAAGGAACTCAACTATTTATACAGTGCCGAGGAAGAAAACGCACGACTATCTCGGAATAAACCTGAATATCTGACGTGTCTTAAGACAAAAGAAAAAACACTTGGCACGTCGTCATCAACCTTGGCACACCCAATACGATGAAACGCTACAGGTCGATTTAAAATAAGAGTATAGGCACATCACGGGCAGCTCAGCCAATATCTGAAAAGCAGTTATTCCAATTAATAATCAAACAGCCGAAGAGACTGTTCTCGTATATAAATTACAGAACAAGAAGGCATGATTGGATTCCCAACTCAATTACTGAAGAGCGTGTAACTCAAGTGACagaggaagaccaagacagAGCAGACCCCTTGAAACTATTTTGGGACAATTTCCACTCAAAAGCCTCTTGTTAACGAAGAACTAGAACCAGATACAAAGTCACGAAATTGACTGCCCACCGCGGCCTTGATAGAAACGAAGTTCTAAGAGCTTTTAACACTTAGGACTCCGAAAAGTAAACAGGGCCGGATGAACCACAGCCAAAAGACCTGAGATTAATTTCACAATATACTTCTGTCCCTCTAATTACCATATTTAATAAGTCAATTGACCAAGGTGATTTACCTAAGGGTTTGGATATAACGACCCTCACTCCAATACATAAAACAGAATCAAGACGACTCCCATCAATCTGCAGACCAGTCAGCCTCGTCAGCGTTGTAGCTAAAATGCTGGAAGTAATAATCAAGAGGGTTATAATCACACTCGTAGAAACGGACGACTAGTGAAACAGAGAACAGTATGGTTTCAAAAAAGGATAATCTTGCACAACAAACCCCATATGACAAGAAAGAAATGGACATAATTTCTAGTTAGTGGGAAATCAGTCGACGTTGTTTACGTTGACTTcggtaaattatttaataaggTACTGAGAAAAAGATTGTTTATATAGCTGAAAAATTTAGAAGTTGCTGGGCGTCATGTAAAGTGGATTAGGAATTTCTTCGTAGACTGCAGACAGGACAGAATGAATTCCAAGTGCTCTTTCCGGAAACTGGTACTTAATGGAGGACCACGAGGCTCTGTCCTAGGTCCTTCACCTCTTTTCTGTATGTAAATGAACTTTTAAATATAACTGTCTTCAATGCCACTATACACTGATGGTGTTAAAATCTGGCGAGAAACAACAGGAGACGTAGATTCATGTGCGCTCCAGATGGATTTAGATATTCCTGCGATCTGGTCCACAAAATGGCAGATGCCTATCAAAGCGACTAACTCTACATTAACTTTTGagatatacataaataaacacAGCATAATAGGAGAGTCGGTGCCTGCAGTTTTGTTTCGCAAGAAGCTTGAGGTGATAGTCAGGCATGATCTTAGGACAGCAGTCCACTGCCTCGAGGTCACAACCATAGGTTTTATAACCATATGGGCTTTAAGGCGGACACTTACCAAGCTAAGCATTAATATATTTACTACAGTTGATACGATCTTAATGATGTCCAATCTTGGAAATTGCTTCCAAGCCTCAAAACCCTTTTTAAGCGGTGACCCAGACACCTTGGAAAAAGTACAAAATGTTGTCACCTGGGTTATTCCAGAACTCTGGGGTTTACCAAAAAAAGAGCGGCTTCAGAAGATAGACCTCTTCGCCATGTCCTTACGCAGGCTAAGAGGTGATTTGAATTCGATGTATAGAATACTTAGTGATACAGGATACACAAGATTTAAGGTACATAATATATAAGACACACAATTTGGTCTCTGTTTCAACActaagaggaaatattcctgcactATGGAGAGACAGTACTTCGATGTAAGgatgatagcttagaactccaaaatgacctgaagaaattatccaAATGGTCTTAAACCTGGCAGTTgtcgataaatacttccaagtgtgttgtgatgcatatcggtcatcaaggcacagatacatacacgatgaataacactgagccaACTGTCGTCTAGacacataatgacttaggagtcatcgttagccaagacttaaagactaccgcacactgccgtgcaatatccgccaaaggttttataaccttatggtcaatacgtagggcttttagtcatgccgacgctaaaacgtttttgagtttgtatacagtgttcgtacgtcataaacttgagtactgtatacaagcggctagcccctgcttaaaaaaacagtgtgcttctggaaaaggttcagagaacagaAACTAAGCGGATTCTCTGAATAGCGGAGCTTCCGTATGATGCTTGACTGGctaagctgaaccttttcccgatgtcatatcgcagaactagaggcgacttgattacagttttcaaatttctCAGTGAttaatttgcacctgatatgccatcacttttcttgtcttccagaacagagaatttacgaggataCTCAGTCAAAGTTCACAAGCCCATAACAAATTACTTTTCAGCTGACtgtcgactttcccatcgaatcatcaacgagtggaattcattacctcagcacgtgattGAGGCTCAATCCGTCGACTTTTTCGAAACAAAGTTGGATCAAATGAGAgaccaggactaacacaggccatcaagttTCCTTTCCCTCCCAAACTGAAGCTGAAACTAAGATTCTAGTCCCGGGCATTACAATGTTGTCGTTACTACGGTTAGCACGGTGTTCGTTGAGTAGTGGCTTCGTAACGTCATTATCACGATCCCTTAGTGGTCAGCCGAAGAAATGGTACTTAGTTTTTTCATTCGCATTGTGATTAAGATGAAGCGTGAATATCACATTTGCTTGGAAGAACGGTCGTAATAAGACCGTATACGCGAAAATAGGCGACAACTTATTGGACGTTGTGTTAGATAATGATGTTGATATTGACGGGTTCGGTATGTTGCCTTACATATATAATCACGTATCTAGGCGCTTGTGAAGGTACACTAGCATGCTCAACCTGTCACCTCATCTTTGCCAAGGAAGATTTCGATAATCTGCGTGATCCCTTAACGGAAGAAGAACAGGATATGCTAGATTTAGCCTATGGCTTGACTGACACGTAGGTTTCCCATTGTTATGGCACACGTAGAACTGCAATGTtcacaaatataattttttgtcCTATCCAAAATGTGCTCAA is from Schistosoma haematobium chromosome 6, whole genome shotgun sequence and encodes:
- the FDX1 gene encoding Adrenodoxin, mitochondrial (EggNog:ENOG410VI32~COG:C): MLSLLRLARCSLSSGFVTSLSRSLSGQPKKCVNITFAWKNGRNKTVYAKIGDNLLDVVLDNDVDIDGFGACEGTLACSTCHLIFAKEDFDNLRDPLTEEEQDMLDLAYGLTDTSRLGCQVKVNEDMDGIVVNVPESIYDARA